In Streptomyces ambofaciens ATCC 23877, a single genomic region encodes these proteins:
- a CDS encoding endonuclease/exonuclease/phosphatase family protein: MATSLQPLPNSRTDADGSAVIRVLSYNIRSMRDDTDALARVIAACAPDLVLLQEAPRLFRWRKKLTRLAAASGLVLLSGGATAAGPALLCSLRATVERTEDVLLPLTPGQHRRGLSTALVRFGGARVGVLSCHLSLRPDERHEQAGLLLDRLKALGVTHAVAGGDLNERPGGRTFRRLGDGLRDCWTAEPWGREYTFPATEPDRRIDAVFVTEGIEVLGCGVPLGLPGVAEADLRAATDHLPVLTALRVPASAT; the protein is encoded by the coding sequence ATGGCAACGTCGCTCCAACCGCTCCCCAACTCCCGCACCGACGCCGACGGTTCCGCCGTCATCCGGGTCCTCAGCTACAACATCCGCTCGATGCGCGACGACACCGACGCCCTCGCCCGCGTGATCGCCGCCTGCGCCCCGGACCTCGTCCTCCTCCAGGAGGCCCCCCGCCTCTTCCGCTGGCGCAAGAAGCTCACCCGGCTCGCCGCCGCGTCGGGGCTGGTCCTCCTCTCCGGCGGCGCCACCGCCGCCGGTCCCGCGCTGCTGTGCTCCCTGCGCGCCACCGTCGAGCGCACGGAGGACGTACTGCTCCCGCTCACCCCCGGGCAGCACCGCCGCGGCCTGTCCACCGCCTTGGTCCGCTTCGGCGGGGCCCGCGTCGGCGTCCTGAGCTGTCACCTCTCGCTGCGGCCGGACGAGCGCCACGAGCAGGCCGGTCTGCTCCTCGACCGGCTGAAGGCCCTGGGCGTGACGCACGCGGTCGCGGGCGGTGACCTGAACGAGCGCCCCGGCGGCCGCACCTTCCGGCGGCTCGGCGACGGGCTGCGGGACTGCTGGACCGCCGAGCCCTGGGGCCGTGAGTACACCTTTCCCGCCACCGAGCCGGACCGGCGCATCGACGCGGTGTTCGTCACGGAGGGCATCGAGGTCCTGGGCTGCGGCGTGCCGCTCGGCCTGCCCGGGGTGGCCGAGGCCGACCTGAGGGCGGCCACGGACCACCTCCCGGTCCTGACCGCCCTGCGCGTACCCGCCTCCGCGACCTGA
- a CDS encoding ROK family glucokinase has product MGLTIGVDIGGTKIAAGVVDEEGNILSTHKVPTPGTPEGIVDAIASAVEGARAGHEIVGVGIGAAGYVNRQRSEVYFAPNIDWRNEPLKEKVEARVGLPVVVENDANAAAWGEYKFGAGKGHRNVICITLGTGLGGGIIIGNKLRRGHFGVAAEFGHIRMVPDGLLCGCGSQGCWEQYASGRALVRYAKQRANATPERAEVLLALGDGTPDGIEGKHISVAARQGCPVAVDSYRELARWAGAGLADLASLFDPSAFIVGGGLSDEGDLVLDPIRKSYKRWLVGGNWRPVADVIAAQLGNKAGLVGAADLAREPDPIM; this is encoded by the coding sequence ATGGGACTCACCATCGGCGTCGACATCGGCGGCACGAAGATCGCGGCCGGCGTGGTCGACGAGGAAGGCAACATCCTCTCGACCCACAAGGTGCCGACCCCGGGCACACCCGAGGGCATCGTGGACGCCATCGCCTCCGCGGTGGAGGGCGCACGGGCCGGGCACGAGATCGTCGGCGTGGGCATCGGTGCCGCCGGGTACGTCAACCGCCAGCGCTCCGAGGTCTACTTCGCGCCCAACATCGACTGGCGCAACGAACCGCTCAAGGAGAAGGTCGAGGCCCGCGTCGGCCTCCCGGTCGTCGTGGAGAACGACGCCAACGCCGCGGCCTGGGGCGAGTACAAGTTCGGCGCGGGCAAGGGCCACCGCAACGTCATCTGCATCACGCTCGGCACCGGCCTCGGCGGCGGCATCATCATCGGCAACAAGCTGCGCCGCGGCCACTTCGGCGTCGCCGCCGAGTTCGGCCACATCCGCATGGTGCCGGACGGCCTGCTGTGCGGCTGCGGTTCGCAGGGCTGCTGGGAGCAGTACGCCTCCGGCCGCGCCCTCGTGCGGTACGCCAAGCAGCGCGCCAACGCCACCCCCGAGCGCGCCGAGGTGCTGCTCGCGCTCGGCGACGGCACCCCCGACGGCATCGAGGGCAAGCACATCTCGGTCGCCGCCCGGCAGGGCTGCCCCGTCGCCGTCGACTCCTACCGGGAGCTGGCCCGCTGGGCCGGTGCCGGGCTGGCGGACCTGGCCTCGCTCTTCGACCCGTCCGCCTTCATCGTCGGCGGCGGCCTCTCCGACGAGGGCGACCTGGTCCTCGACCCGATCCGCAAGTCCTACAAGCGGTGGCTGGTCGGCGGCAACTGGCGTCCGGTCGCCGACGTGATCGCCGCCCAGCTGGGCAACAAGGCCGGCCTGGTGGGCGCGGCCGACCTGGCCAGGGAACCCGACCCGATCATGTGA
- a CDS encoding DUF5304 domain-containing protein, translated as MSEELPKPEAARPDEADAVDEVRATDADAWATACAEDLKAEKARRRAEHGPQPGSAAEELRRLVDTVADKLSGLQSPLLGQVAGPAAQQVVRQVVQQAKAAVEPVIERNPGVFDHLAAAGGELLAAYRSAVQNQESRWTAGDTAAAGNTADTDPRDPRDLDERRADGRDDGDEGTGPGQRIDLD; from the coding sequence ATGAGCGAAGAGCTCCCCAAGCCCGAGGCCGCTCGCCCCGACGAGGCCGACGCGGTCGACGAGGTGCGGGCGACCGACGCCGACGCCTGGGCGACGGCGTGTGCCGAGGACCTGAAGGCGGAGAAGGCCCGCCGCCGCGCCGAGCACGGGCCGCAGCCCGGCTCGGCCGCCGAGGAGCTGCGCCGGCTCGTCGACACCGTCGCGGACAAGCTGTCCGGCCTCCAGTCCCCGCTGCTCGGCCAGGTCGCCGGACCCGCCGCCCAGCAGGTGGTCCGGCAGGTCGTCCAGCAGGCCAAGGCCGCCGTCGAACCGGTCATCGAGCGCAACCCGGGCGTCTTCGACCACCTCGCGGCCGCCGGCGGTGAACTCCTCGCCGCCTACCGTTCCGCCGTACAGAACCAGGAGAGCCGCTGGACCGCCGGAGACACCGCGGCCGCCGGGAACACCGCGGACACGGACCCCCGTGACCCCCGCGACCTGGACGAACGCCGCGCCGACGGGCGTGACGACGGTGACGAGGGCACCGGCCCGGGCCAGCGCATCGACTTGGACTGA
- a CDS encoding ArsA family ATPase has protein sequence MRTILITGPGGSGRTTVAAATALAAARAGTRTLLLGADRDDTLGAVLGVRTGPAPVGVEPRLTAWRPDADQGFRDGLAALQDRAASALDLLGATRLDAEELTPLPGAGELALLRAVRDASLAEAHDLLVVDLPPAPRALALLALPEELRRYLRRLLPPERQAARALRPVLGRLAGVPMPTEALYEAAARWDLELAAAEAVLADRRTVVRLVAEPGPAGDDAVRAAALGLALRGLRTDLLVANRVLPEDAAPGGGWLAGPVAQQRKTLEEWRGTHDVRALAHLGHDPRGTDDLAALAAPGVNPDATPVEWPVTDRLAGDGVLVWHIPLPGAVRDELDLVRRGDELVVTAGPFRRIVPLPSALRRCTVDGAALREGVLAVRFAPDPRLWPQGR, from the coding sequence ATGCGCACCATCCTGATCACGGGGCCCGGCGGCAGCGGCCGTACCACCGTCGCGGCCGCCACCGCGCTCGCCGCCGCCCGTGCGGGGACCCGCACCCTGCTCCTCGGCGCCGACCGTGACGACACCCTCGGTGCCGTGCTCGGCGTGCGCACGGGCCCGGCGCCGGTCGGTGTCGAGCCCCGCCTCACCGCCTGGCGGCCCGACGCCGACCAGGGGTTCCGGGACGGTCTCGCCGCCCTCCAGGACCGCGCCGCCTCCGCCCTCGACCTCCTCGGCGCCACCCGCCTCGACGCCGAGGAGCTCACCCCGCTCCCCGGCGCCGGCGAACTCGCCCTGCTGCGCGCCGTGCGCGACGCCTCCCTCGCCGAGGCCCACGACCTCCTCGTCGTCGACCTCCCGCCCGCGCCCCGCGCCCTCGCCCTGCTCGCCCTGCCCGAGGAGCTGCGCCGCTACCTGCGCCGCCTGCTCCCGCCCGAGCGGCAGGCGGCCCGCGCCCTGCGCCCCGTCCTCGGCCGGCTCGCCGGCGTCCCCATGCCCACCGAGGCGCTGTACGAGGCCGCGGCCCGCTGGGACCTGGAACTTGCCGCCGCCGAGGCCGTCCTCGCCGACCGGCGCACCGTCGTACGCCTGGTCGCCGAGCCCGGCCCGGCCGGAGACGACGCCGTCCGCGCCGCCGCCCTCGGCCTCGCCCTGCGCGGCCTGCGCACCGACCTGCTGGTCGCCAACCGCGTCCTGCCCGAGGACGCGGCCCCCGGCGGCGGCTGGCTCGCCGGCCCCGTCGCGCAGCAGCGCAAGACACTGGAGGAGTGGCGGGGCACCCACGACGTCCGCGCCCTCGCCCACCTCGGGCACGACCCGCGAGGCACCGACGACCTCGCCGCGCTCGCAGCGCCGGGCGTCAACCCGGACGCCACCCCGGTCGAGTGGCCCGTCACCGACCGGCTGGCCGGGGACGGCGTGCTGGTCTGGCACATCCCGCTGCCCGGCGCCGTACGCGACGAACTGGACCTGGTCCGCCGCGGTGACGAACTGGTCGTCACCGCCGGGCCGTTCCGCCGCATCGTCCCGCTGCCCTCCGCGCTGCGCCGCTGCACCGTCGACGGGGCCGCGCTGCGGGAGGGCGTCCTCGCCGTCCGGTTCGCACCGGACCCGCGGCTGTGGCCGCAAGGACGCTGA
- a CDS encoding SRPBCC family protein, with protein sequence MAEHTSSSITIEAAPADVMAVIADFARYPDWTGEVKEAEVLATDAQGRAEQVRLVMDAGAIKDDQTLAYTWAGEHEVSWTLVKSQMLRSLDGSYLLRSAGAGTEVTYRLTVDVKIPMLGMIKRKAEKVITDRALAGLKKRVESGAK encoded by the coding sequence ATGGCGGAACACACCAGCTCGAGCATCACCATCGAGGCGGCACCGGCCGACGTCATGGCGGTGATCGCCGACTTCGCCCGCTATCCGGACTGGACCGGAGAGGTGAAGGAGGCCGAGGTCCTCGCCACCGACGCACAGGGGCGCGCCGAGCAGGTGCGCCTCGTCATGGACGCCGGGGCCATCAAGGACGACCAGACGCTGGCCTACACCTGGGCCGGGGAGCACGAGGTCTCCTGGACCCTGGTCAAGTCCCAGATGCTGCGCTCCCTCGACGGTTCCTACCTGCTGCGGTCGGCGGGCGCGGGCACGGAGGTCACCTACCGGCTCACGGTCGACGTCAAGATCCCCATGCTCGGCATGATCAAGCGCAAGGCCGAGAAGGTCATCACCGACCGGGCGCTGGCGGGGCTGAAGAAGCGCGTGGAGTCGGGCGCGAAGTAG
- a CDS encoding metallophosphoesterase family protein — protein MVSDVHGNARDLARAGEGADALVCLGDLVLFLDYADHSRGIFPDLFGVANADRIVELRTARRFAEARELGARLWAGVGGDRQAVIEGAVRKQYAELFAAFPTPTYATYGNVDMPPLWREYAGPGTTVLDGERVEIGGRVFGFVGGGLRTPMRTPYEIDDEEYAAKVEAVGEVDVLCTHIPPDVPELVYDTVARRFERGSRALLDAIRRTRPRYALFGHVHQPLARRMRIGATECVNVGHFASTGKPWVLEW, from the coding sequence GTGGTCAGCGACGTCCACGGCAACGCCCGCGACCTGGCACGGGCCGGCGAGGGCGCGGACGCCCTCGTCTGCCTCGGGGACCTGGTCCTCTTCCTCGACTACGCCGACCACTCGCGCGGCATCTTCCCCGACCTGTTCGGCGTCGCGAACGCCGACCGCATCGTCGAGCTGCGCACCGCCCGCCGCTTCGCCGAGGCACGGGAGCTCGGGGCCCGGCTGTGGGCGGGCGTCGGCGGGGACCGGCAGGCAGTGATCGAGGGGGCCGTGCGCAAGCAGTACGCCGAGCTGTTCGCCGCCTTCCCCACCCCGACGTACGCCACCTACGGCAACGTCGACATGCCGCCCCTGTGGCGCGAGTACGCCGGCCCCGGCACCACCGTGCTCGACGGGGAGCGGGTGGAGATCGGCGGCCGGGTCTTCGGCTTCGTCGGCGGCGGATTGCGCACGCCGATGCGCACGCCCTACGAGATCGACGACGAGGAGTACGCCGCGAAGGTGGAGGCCGTCGGCGAGGTGGACGTGCTGTGCACGCACATCCCGCCGGACGTGCCGGAGCTCGTCTACGACACGGTGGCGCGGCGCTTCGAGCGGGGCAGCCGGGCGCTGCTGGACGCGATCCGCCGCACCCGTCCCCGGTACGCGCTCTTCGGGCACGTGCACCAGCCGCTGGCGCGGCGGATGCGGATCGGGGCGACCGAGTGCGTGAACGTGGGGCACTTCGCGTCCACGGGGAAGCCGTGGGTGCTGGAGTGGTGA
- a CDS encoding AMP-dependent synthetase/ligase, translating into MREFSLPALYEVPADGNLTDIVRRNAAQHPDVAVISRKAGGAWQDVTARAFLGEVQTAAKGLIASGVQPGDRVGLMSRTRYEWTLLDFAIWSAGAITVPVYETSSPEQVQWILSDSGATACLVESAGHAAAVESVREQLPALKHVWQIDAGAVEELGRLGQDVTDQAVEERGSIAKADDPATIVYTSGTTGRPKGCVLTHRSFFAECGNVVERLRPLFRTGECSVLLFLPLAHVFGRLVQVAPMIAPIKLGCVPDIKNLTDELAAFRPTLILGVPRVFEKVYNSARAKAQADGKGRIFDKAADTAIAYSKALDTPSGPSVGLKIKHKVFDKLVYGKLRTVLGGRGEYAISGGAPLGERLGHFFRGIGFTVLEGYGLTESCAATAFNPWDRQKIGTVGQPLPGSVVRIADDGEVLLHGEHLFKEYWNNPGATAEALADGWFHTGDIGTLDEDGYLRITGRKKEIIVTAGGKNVAPAVIEDRIRAHALVAECMVVGDGRPFVGALITIDEEFLDRWCADHGKPAGSTAASLREDADLLAAVQSAIDDGNMAVSKAESVRKFRVLSAQFTEDSGHLTPSLKLKRNVVAKDYAEEIEALYAK; encoded by the coding sequence TTGCGCGAGTTCAGCCTTCCGGCTTTGTACGAGGTCCCTGCGGACGGAAACCTGACCGACATCGTCCGCAGAAACGCCGCGCAGCATCCGGACGTCGCCGTCATCTCCCGCAAGGCGGGCGGCGCCTGGCAGGACGTGACCGCCCGGGCCTTCCTCGGCGAGGTGCAGACCGCGGCCAAGGGGCTCATCGCCTCCGGCGTCCAGCCGGGCGACCGCGTCGGTCTGATGTCCCGTACGCGCTACGAGTGGACGCTGCTCGACTTCGCGATCTGGAGCGCGGGCGCGATCACCGTGCCGGTGTACGAGACCAGCTCGCCCGAGCAGGTGCAGTGGATCCTCAGCGACTCGGGCGCGACGGCGTGCCTCGTGGAGTCGGCCGGCCACGCCGCCGCCGTCGAGTCGGTGCGTGAGCAGCTGCCCGCCCTCAAGCACGTCTGGCAGATCGACGCCGGGGCCGTGGAGGAGCTGGGGCGCCTCGGCCAGGACGTCACCGACCAGGCCGTCGAGGAACGCGGCTCGATCGCGAAGGCCGACGATCCCGCGACCATCGTCTACACCTCCGGCACGACCGGCCGCCCCAAGGGCTGTGTGCTCACCCACCGCAGCTTCTTCGCCGAGTGCGGCAACGTCGTCGAGCGGCTGCGCCCGCTGTTCCGCACGGGCGAGTGCTCCGTCCTCCTCTTCCTCCCGCTCGCCCACGTCTTCGGCCGCCTCGTCCAGGTCGCGCCGATGATCGCGCCGATCAAGCTGGGCTGCGTACCGGACATCAAGAACCTCACCGACGAGCTGGCCGCGTTCCGGCCGACGCTGATCCTCGGCGTGCCGCGCGTCTTCGAGAAGGTCTACAACTCGGCGCGTGCCAAGGCGCAGGCCGACGGCAAGGGCAGGATCTTCGACAAGGCCGCCGACACGGCGATCGCGTACAGCAAGGCGCTGGACACCCCGTCGGGCCCGTCCGTCGGCCTGAAGATCAAGCACAAGGTCTTCGACAAGCTGGTCTACGGCAAGCTCCGCACGGTCCTCGGCGGACGCGGCGAGTACGCCATCTCCGGCGGCGCCCCGCTCGGCGAGCGCCTCGGCCACTTCTTCCGCGGCATCGGCTTCACCGTGCTGGAGGGCTACGGCCTGACCGAGTCCTGTGCGGCCACCGCCTTCAACCCCTGGGACCGGCAGAAGATCGGCACGGTCGGCCAGCCGCTCCCGGGCTCCGTGGTGCGCATCGCGGACGACGGGGAGGTGCTGCTGCACGGCGAGCACCTGTTCAAGGAGTACTGGAACAACCCGGGCGCGACCGCCGAGGCGCTGGCCGACGGCTGGTTCCACACCGGTGACATCGGCACCCTCGACGAGGACGGCTACCTGCGGATCACCGGCCGCAAGAAGGAGATCATCGTCACCGCCGGCGGCAAGAACGTCGCCCCGGCCGTGATCGAGGACCGCATCCGCGCGCACGCGCTGGTCGCGGAGTGCATGGTGGTCGGCGACGGGCGCCCCTTCGTGGGCGCGCTGATCACCATCGACGAGGAGTTCCTCGACCGCTGGTGCGCGGACCACGGCAAGCCGGCCGGTTCGACGGCGGCCTCGCTGCGGGAGGACGCGGACCTGCTCGCCGCGGTCCAGTCGGCCATCGACGACGGCAACATGGCGGTGTCCAAGGCGGAGTCGGTGCGGAAGTTCCGGGTGCTCTCGGCCCAGTTCACGGAGGACTCCGGGCATCTGACGCCGTCGCTGAAGCTCAAGCGCAACGTCGTGGCGAAGGACTACGCGGAGGAGATCGAGGCGCTCTACGCGAAGTAG
- a CDS encoding glycosyltransferase family 4 protein → MRKTLIVTNDFPPRPGGIQAFLHNMALRLDPERLVVYASTWKRSREGVEATAAFDAEQPFTVVRDRTTMLLPTPAVTRRAVGLLREHGCTSVWFGAAAPLGLMAPALRRAGAERLVATTHGHEAGWAQLPAARQLLRRIGESTDTITYLGEYTRSRIAGALTPEAAARMTQLPPGVDEKTFHPASGGDEVRARLGLTERPVVVCVSRLVPRKGQDTLIRAMPRILAAEPDAVLLIVGGGPYEKELRRLARETAVDASVRFTGAVPWSELPAHYGAGDVFAMPCRTRRGGLDVEGLGIVYLEASATGLPVVAGDSGGAPDAVLDGETGWVVRGDCEEQAADRIVALLGDGELRRRMGERGRAWVEEKWRWDLLAENLKALL, encoded by the coding sequence GTGCGCAAGACCTTGATCGTGACCAACGACTTCCCGCCCCGTCCGGGGGGCATCCAGGCCTTCCTGCACAACATGGCGTTGCGGCTGGACCCCGAGCGGCTGGTCGTCTACGCCTCCACCTGGAAGCGGAGCCGCGAGGGCGTCGAGGCCACCGCCGCCTTCGACGCCGAGCAGCCCTTCACCGTCGTACGGGACCGCACGACGATGCTGCTGCCGACGCCGGCCGTGACCCGGCGGGCCGTGGGGCTGCTGCGCGAGCACGGGTGCACGTCGGTGTGGTTCGGGGCGGCGGCGCCCCTCGGGCTGATGGCGCCCGCGCTGCGCAGGGCGGGGGCCGAGCGGCTCGTCGCCACCACCCACGGCCACGAGGCCGGGTGGGCCCAGCTGCCCGCCGCCAGGCAGCTGCTGCGCCGGATCGGGGAGTCGACCGACACGATCACCTACCTCGGGGAGTACACGCGCTCGCGGATCGCGGGCGCGCTCACCCCCGAGGCCGCCGCACGGATGACGCAGCTGCCGCCCGGCGTCGACGAGAAGACCTTCCACCCGGCCAGCGGCGGTGACGAGGTGCGGGCCCGGCTCGGACTGACCGAGCGGCCCGTGGTCGTGTGCGTCTCCCGGCTGGTGCCGCGCAAGGGCCAGGACACCCTGATCCGGGCGATGCCGCGCATCCTGGCGGCCGAGCCGGACGCCGTCCTGCTGATCGTCGGCGGCGGACCCTACGAGAAGGAGCTGCGCCGGCTCGCCCGGGAGACCGCGGTGGACGCCTCCGTCCGCTTCACCGGCGCCGTGCCCTGGTCCGAACTGCCCGCGCACTACGGCGCCGGGGACGTCTTCGCCATGCCGTGCCGGACCCGGCGGGGCGGGCTGGACGTGGAGGGGCTCGGGATCGTCTACCTGGAGGCCTCCGCGACCGGCCTGCCCGTGGTCGCCGGTGACTCCGGCGGGGCTCCCGACGCGGTGCTCGACGGGGAGACGGGGTGGGTCGTGCGCGGCGACTGCGAGGAGCAGGCCGCCGACCGCATCGTCGCCCTCCTCGGCGACGGGGAACTGCGCCGCCGCATGGGGGAGCGGGGCCGGGCCTGGGTCGAGGAGAAGTGGCGCTGGGACCTGCTGGCGGAGAACCTGAAGGCACTGCTGTGA
- a CDS encoding glycosyltransferase family 87 protein: METTDARRPAARLLTAWGATRLVLLLFVLKVLVFPGPDVTSDVSVIYRDWADVLRTGTFPLNDVTWQYPPAAALAMLSPGLLPFLEYATAFFVLACVTDLAVLALLWHAGRGSGRSPRGAWVWVAGVPLLGPTVYARYDVMVTAVAVAALLAAGRHPRLAGALAGFGALLKVWPALVLVGMRGRVPWAAAAVAAAVSAVLFAVSMPGAFAFLTFQRERGTEVESLGALVFHVARHFGWDGEVLLHYGSVEFLGPHVGAVSTAALVLSALSFGWLLLWRLAASRFAAHTAADAAFVAVLVFTVTSRVISPQYMVWLIGLAAVCRCFRASRMRVPAALVLAASLVTVLEFPVLFGYVVASDPLGVALLALRNGLLVAAALLAARALWRDTAARTARERTVSTGPLSRTPSADTPATAP; encoded by the coding sequence GTGGAGACGACGGACGCGAGGCGCCCCGCGGCGCGCCTGCTGACGGCCTGGGGAGCCACGCGACTGGTCCTGCTGCTGTTCGTCCTGAAGGTACTGGTCTTCCCCGGCCCGGACGTCACCAGCGACGTGTCCGTCATCTACCGGGACTGGGCCGACGTCCTGCGCACCGGAACGTTTCCGCTGAACGACGTCACCTGGCAGTACCCGCCCGCGGCGGCCCTCGCGATGCTCTCCCCGGGGCTGCTGCCCTTCCTGGAGTACGCGACGGCGTTCTTCGTCCTGGCCTGCGTCACCGACCTGGCCGTCCTCGCCCTGCTGTGGCACGCGGGCCGGGGCTCGGGGCGCTCACCGCGCGGTGCGTGGGTGTGGGTGGCGGGCGTGCCGCTGCTCGGTCCGACGGTGTACGCCCGCTACGACGTGATGGTCACCGCCGTCGCGGTGGCCGCGCTGCTCGCCGCGGGCAGGCATCCGCGCCTGGCGGGCGCCCTGGCCGGGTTCGGCGCGCTGCTCAAGGTGTGGCCGGCTCTGGTGCTGGTCGGCATGCGCGGGCGGGTCCCCTGGGCCGCGGCCGCGGTGGCCGCCGCCGTGTCGGCCGTGCTGTTCGCCGTGAGCATGCCCGGGGCGTTCGCCTTCCTGACCTTCCAGCGCGAGCGGGGCACCGAGGTGGAGTCGCTGGGCGCACTGGTCTTCCACGTCGCCCGGCACTTCGGCTGGGACGGCGAGGTGCTGCTCCACTACGGCTCGGTCGAGTTCCTCGGTCCCCACGTGGGCGCGGTGAGCACGGCCGCCCTCGTGCTGAGCGCCCTCTCGTTCGGCTGGCTGCTGCTGTGGCGGCTGGCGGCCTCGCGTTTCGCGGCGCACACGGCGGCGGACGCGGCCTTCGTGGCGGTGCTGGTGTTCACCGTCACCAGCCGGGTGATCAGCCCGCAGTACATGGTGTGGCTGATCGGCCTGGCCGCGGTCTGCCGGTGCTTCCGGGCGAGCCGGATGCGGGTGCCGGCCGCGCTGGTGCTGGCGGCGAGCCTGGTGACGGTGCTGGAGTTCCCCGTGCTCTTCGGGTACGTCGTCGCGAGCGATCCGCTCGGCGTCGCGCTGCTGGCCCTGCGCAACGGCCTGCTGGTGGCCGCGGCGCTCCTCGCGGCCCGCGCCCTGTGGCGCGACACGGCCGCGCGCACCGCCCGCGAGCGGACCGTGTCCACCGGCCCGCTCAGCCGAACTCCGTCCGCAGATACTCCCGCCACCGCGCCGTGA
- a CDS encoding NlpC/P60 family protein has product MGSHRRLAPSGSDRGATVAVGLLSVAAAVLGAVPATAAPHDDRRAEVERLHTEAEQATEAYNKADARTDALREEIGTAQDAIARQQERINTMREALGSLAGAQYRSGGIDPSLALLLSADPEDYLDKASVLDRITTHQAGELRELQAALRDLAQDRAEAGRKLIELEKGRKAVAAHKRTVERKLAEARELLDSLPDEERAAYDRGSRSGRTGLPAPGASGPASGRAAAAVAAARSALGKPYVWGANGPGGFDCSGLTQWSYAQAGVGLPRTSQAQSGAGRQVSLADARPGDLVAYRDDASHIGMYVGDGQVIHAPYPGAPVRYDPVGMMPVSSVTRV; this is encoded by the coding sequence GTGGGGTCCCATCGCCGCCTTGCACCATCCGGGTCCGACCGCGGCGCCACCGTCGCCGTCGGCCTCCTCTCCGTCGCCGCCGCGGTCCTCGGCGCCGTACCGGCCACGGCCGCCCCGCACGACGACCGGCGGGCGGAGGTGGAACGGCTCCACACGGAGGCCGAGCAGGCGACCGAGGCCTACAACAAGGCCGACGCGCGCACCGACGCCCTGCGCGAGGAGATCGGCACCGCGCAGGACGCGATCGCCCGGCAGCAGGAGCGGATCAACACCATGCGGGAGGCGCTCGGTTCCCTGGCCGGCGCCCAGTACCGCTCCGGCGGCATCGACCCGTCGCTGGCGCTGCTGCTCTCCGCCGACCCGGAGGACTACCTGGACAAGGCCTCCGTGCTGGACCGGATCACCACCCACCAGGCAGGAGAGCTCAGGGAGCTCCAGGCCGCCCTGCGCGACCTCGCCCAGGACCGTGCGGAGGCCGGGCGGAAACTCATCGAGCTGGAGAAGGGCCGCAAGGCCGTCGCCGCCCACAAGAGGACCGTGGAGCGCAAGCTCGCCGAGGCCCGCGAGCTGCTCGACTCGCTGCCGGACGAGGAACGCGCCGCCTACGACCGCGGCTCCCGCTCCGGCCGGACCGGCCTGCCCGCCCCCGGCGCGTCCGGTCCCGCCTCCGGCCGCGCGGCGGCCGCCGTCGCCGCCGCCCGCTCCGCCCTCGGCAAGCCCTACGTCTGGGGCGCCAACGGCCCCGGCGGATTCGACTGCTCGGGCCTGACCCAGTGGTCGTACGCGCAGGCCGGGGTCGGTCTGCCGCGCACCTCGCAGGCGCAGTCGGGCGCGGGCCGGCAGGTCTCCCTGGCCGACGCGCGCCCGGGCGACCTGGTCGCCTACCGGGACGACGCCAGCCACATCGGCATGTACGTCGGCGACGGCCAGGTGATCCACGCGCCCTACCCCGGCGCCCCCGTGCGCTACGACCCGGTCGGCATGATGCCGGTGTCCTCGGTCACCCGCGTGTGA